A single genomic interval of Apis cerana isolate GH-2021 linkage group LG2, AcerK_1.0, whole genome shotgun sequence harbors:
- the LOC108002687 gene encoding nucleolar protein 6 isoform X2 — MNISYKANINDFLNHSNNFMLENNNYSNNEIDRNYRDNYKDQENEEKEKIKKNVHLISNKRTKIIDDSIDISLKKKRKLDKNLYKPPTVEELNELRETENLFHSNLFRLQIEEMLNEIKVKEKYKRLFDIWFKNFKKNIESIKETEEYKISDQELKNKLNMHIPMPKVPEETKGMFKFLKPSDIAIIGSYMFDAAISPNITVDIMIEMPAKMFQKQDYQNYRYMKKKAIYLAFIAFNITDDIAKSKTFMNDNSRPFLKIVPNGKLGTKMNVFIHISVQEGSFKLSRLLPEKNNVRSEWFFNEEKITEDLLPTPHYNSIILHDLTMKIHAENMKIIKEYPNLRDGIILLKIWLIQRGLSKGCTAFNGYVITMFILYLLSIKKLNTFMSSYQIIRNAWNYLVQVDWCESGVTMNQNEDNKNRIFSYHKYYDCVFLDSTGYYNITTHIFKSTYKWIQKEAQLSLNHLDSAHANSFQSLFMRKVPFYMAFDHFIWFEDPQILKNIVNINSSDKDKLNYGPNYRTQIIKILYNIFEKGLTNRVHQICVLPKEISEWEFTEDNYDNIGKIFFGLELNPEHCFNIVTKGPEANLPEAIEFRKFWNKKSELRRFQDGTIREAVIWSKGKTLSAKRIICKKIINFLLTKKLGFPKNKFTYIADQVEELIKLQKDGFVFRLRISHQKEISCLKQQVTENGVVQYKDNEESIELENRLFELPKLTSALHGLHTQQPSFGAACCLTKRWLSAQLLDDSHIPDIVVELLVASIFLIPTPYRSSQTPQVKFLRVLEMFARGHWNTDPIIVNFNDEMSKEDIIAVETLFGSSRDSLPPLFISTPYDQQRSLWTKKAPSILVLNRITMLAKQCIKLYEVQFFTKVLLDFKPLFRPPLTEYDCLIYLKSHMIPRRLQAVDINDAHPIIEWHPYKRHSAQKIPVVGFDPVQYFLKDLRNGYDEFALFFHDTYGGNIIGVLLKPSALENKDFKISNINGRKCNNNNQLVLNISAMIQDFYILGKDLVEAIDMQSKKFSLI; from the exons atgaatatatcttataag gcaaatataaatgattttttgaatcattctaataattttatgcttgaaaataataattattctaacaaTGAAATTGATAGAAACTATAGAGATAACTATAAAGatcaagaaaatgaagaaaaagaaaaaattaaaaaaaatgttcacttgatatctaataaaagaacgaaaattattgatgattctattgatatttcattaaaaaaaaaaagaaaattagataaaaatttatataaaccaCCAACAGTAGAAGAACTAAATGAACTTAGAGaaacagaaaatttatttcattccaaCTTATTTAGACTACAGATAGAAGAaatgttaaatgaaattaaagttaaagaaaaatataaacgtttatttgatatttggtttaaaaattttaagaaaaatattgaatctatAAAGGAAACAGAAGAATataaa atttcagatcaagaattgaaaaacaaattaaatatgcaCATTCCAATGCCAAAGGTACCAGAGGAAACAAAAGgaatgtttaaatttcttaagcCATCGGATATTGCTATTATAGGATCTTATATGTTTGATGCTGCAATTAGTCCAAATATTACTGTAGATATAATGATTGAAATGCCAGccaaaatgtttcaaaaacaagactatcaaaattatagatatatgaagaaaaaagcAATATATTTGGCATTTATAGCATTTAATATTACTGATGATATTGCTAAAAGCAAAACATTTATGAATGATAATTCAAgaccatttttaaaaatagtaccAAATGGAAAATTAGGCACTAAAATGaatgtatttatacatatatcagtTCAAGAaggaagttttaaattaagtagATTATTaccagaaaaaaataatgttagatCTGAATGGTTTTTTAATGaggaaaaaa TTACAGAAGATTTACTTCCAACACcacattataattctattattcttcatGATTTAACTATGAAAATACATgcagaaaatatgaaaataataaaagaatatccaAATTTAAGAGAtggcattattttattaaagatatggTTGATTCAACGTGGATTATCAAAAGGTTGTACAGCTTTTAATGGATATGTGATaacaatgtttattttatatttgttatccataaaaaagttaaacacATTTATGAGTAGTTACCAAATAATAAGGAATGCATGGAATTATTtag tacaAGTTGATTGGTGTGAATCTGGAGTAACTATGAATcaaaatgaagataataaaaatagaatttttagttatcataaatattatgactGTGTATTTTTGGATAGTACtggttattataatattactacacatatatttaaatctacaTATAAATGGATACAAAAAGAAGCACAACTTTCCTTAAATCATTTGGACAGTGCACATGCAAATAGTTTTCAATCACTTTTTATGAGAAAAGTACCATTTTATATGGCATTTGATCATTTTATAtg GTTCGAGGAtccacaaatattaaaaaatatagtaaatattaattcaagtgATAAGGATAAGTTAAATTATGGTCCAAATTATCGAAcccaaataataaaaatactttataatatttttgaaaaaggatTGACAAATAGAGTCCATCAAATTTGTGTTTTACCAAAAGAAATTTCAGAATGGGAATTTACAGAGGATAATTACGACAATATTGGGAAGATTTTTTTTGGATTGGAATTAAATCCAGAACActgttttaatattgttactaAAGGACCTGAAGCAAATTTACCAGAA gcaattgaatttcgaaaattttggaaCAAAAAATCAGAATTACGACGATTTCAAGATGGAACTATTCGAGAAGCGGTAATTTGGTCAAAAGGCAAAACATTATCtgcaaaaagaataatatgtaaaaaaattataaattttttattaacaaaaaaattaggttttcctaaaaataaatttacatacattGCTGATCAAGTAGAGGAacttataaaattgcaaaag GATGGATTTGTATTTCGATTAAGAATATCGcatcaaaaagaaattagttGTTTGAAACAACAAGTAACTGAAAATGGAGTTgtacaatataaagataatgaagaatcgatagaattagaaaatagattattcgaattacCAAAGCTAACTAGTGCTTTGCATGG ATTACATACTCAACAACCATCCTTTGGAGCTGCTTGTTGTTTAACGAAACGTTGGTTATCTGCTCAGTTATTGGATGATTCTCACATACCAGATATAGTAGTTGAACTACTTGTagcttcaatatttttaatacctaCTCCATATAGATCTTCTCAAACACctcaagtaaaatttttaagagtcTTAGAAATGTTTGCTAGAGGTCATTGGAATACAGATcctattattgtaaatttcaatGATGAAATGTCTA aagAAGATATAATAGCAGTAGAAACTCTTTTTGGATCATCCCGTGATTCTTTACCaccattatttatttctactcCTTATGATCAACAAAGATCATTGTGGACTAAAAAAGCACCATCTATTTTAGTCTTAAATCGTATTACAATGCTAGCTAAACAATGTATAAAGTTATATGaagttcaattttttacaaaagttcttttagattttaaaccATTATTTAGGCCACCACTTACAGAATATGattgtttgatatatttaaaatcacatATGATTCCTAGAAGACTACAAGCAGTTGATATCAATGATGCACATCCTATTATTGAATGGCATCCATATAAGCGACATTCAGCTCAAAAGATTCCAGTTGTAGGATTTGATCCTGTgcagtattttttaaaagatcttAGA aatggtTATGATGAATTTGCcttattttttcatgatacTTATGGTGGTAATATAATTGGAGTTTTATTAAAACCTTCTGCATTAGAGAATAAAGACTTtaagatatcaaatattaatggccgaaaatgtaataacaataatcaattagttttaaatatctctgcAATGATTCAAGACTTTTATATTCTTGGAAAGGATCTTGTAGAAGCTATAGATAtgcaatcaaaaaaattttctttaatttga
- the LOC108002687 gene encoding nucleolar protein 6 isoform X1 — MNISYKANINDFLNHSNNFMLENNNYSNNEIDRNYRDNYKDQENEEKEKIKKNVHLISNKRTKIIDDSIDISLKKKRKLDKNLYKPPTVEELNELRETENLFHSNLFRLQIEEMLNEIKVKEKYKRLFDIWFKNFKKNIESIKETEEYKISDQELKNKLNMHIPMPKVPEETKGMFKFLKPSDIAIIGSYMFDAAISPNITVDIMIEMPAKMFQKQDYQNYRYMKKKAIYLAFIAFNITDDIAKSKTFMNDNSRPFLKIVPNGKLGTKMNVFIHISVQEGSFKLSRLLPEKNNVRSEWFFNEEKITEDLLPTPHYNSIILHDLTMKIHAENMKIIKEYPNLRDGIILLKIWLIQRGLSKGCTAFNGYVITMFILYLLSIKKLNTFMSSYQIIRNAWNYLVQVDWCESGVTMNQNEDNKNRIFSYHKYYDCVFLDSTGYYNITTHIFKSTYKWIQKEAQLSLNHLDSAHANSFQSLFMRKVPFYMAFDHFIWFEDPQILKNIVNINSSDKDKLNYGPNYRTQIIKILYNIFEKGLTNRVHQICVLPKEISEWEFTEDNYDNIGKIFFGLELNPEHCFNIVTKGPEANLPEAIEFRKFWNKKSELRRFQDGTIREAVIWSKGKTLSAKRIICKKIINFLLTKKLGFPKNKFTYIADQVEELIKLQKVKITHFVYGTGEEAALKAINVFNRFEKDLMSLTDIPLSIHGVQGSSAVFRYTDVFPPLATVYRPTKQFKKIKNCLILSKNVTIAPRYVSPLEVSLQLSTSGKWPDDLEAFRKTKAAFHIQIAECLRKQFMLKTNANFSHIDVYKDGFVFRLRISHQKEISCLKQQVTENGVVQYKDNEESIELENRLFELPKLTSALHGLHTQQPSFGAACCLTKRWLSAQLLDDSHIPDIVVELLVASIFLIPTPYRSSQTPQVKFLRVLEMFARGHWNTDPIIVNFNDEMSKEDIIAVETLFGSSRDSLPPLFISTPYDQQRSLWTKKAPSILVLNRITMLAKQCIKLYEVQFFTKVLLDFKPLFRPPLTEYDCLIYLKSHMIPRRLQAVDINDAHPIIEWHPYKRHSAQKIPVVGFDPVQYFLKDLRNGYDEFALFFHDTYGGNIIGVLLKPSALENKDFKISNINGRKCNNNNQLVLNISAMIQDFYILGKDLVEAIDMQSKKFSLI, encoded by the exons atgaatatatcttataag gcaaatataaatgattttttgaatcattctaataattttatgcttgaaaataataattattctaacaaTGAAATTGATAGAAACTATAGAGATAACTATAAAGatcaagaaaatgaagaaaaagaaaaaattaaaaaaaatgttcacttgatatctaataaaagaacgaaaattattgatgattctattgatatttcattaaaaaaaaaaagaaaattagataaaaatttatataaaccaCCAACAGTAGAAGAACTAAATGAACTTAGAGaaacagaaaatttatttcattccaaCTTATTTAGACTACAGATAGAAGAaatgttaaatgaaattaaagttaaagaaaaatataaacgtttatttgatatttggtttaaaaattttaagaaaaatattgaatctatAAAGGAAACAGAAGAATataaa atttcagatcaagaattgaaaaacaaattaaatatgcaCATTCCAATGCCAAAGGTACCAGAGGAAACAAAAGgaatgtttaaatttcttaagcCATCGGATATTGCTATTATAGGATCTTATATGTTTGATGCTGCAATTAGTCCAAATATTACTGTAGATATAATGATTGAAATGCCAGccaaaatgtttcaaaaacaagactatcaaaattatagatatatgaagaaaaaagcAATATATTTGGCATTTATAGCATTTAATATTACTGATGATATTGCTAAAAGCAAAACATTTATGAATGATAATTCAAgaccatttttaaaaatagtaccAAATGGAAAATTAGGCACTAAAATGaatgtatttatacatatatcagtTCAAGAaggaagttttaaattaagtagATTATTaccagaaaaaaataatgttagatCTGAATGGTTTTTTAATGaggaaaaaa TTACAGAAGATTTACTTCCAACACcacattataattctattattcttcatGATTTAACTATGAAAATACATgcagaaaatatgaaaataataaaagaatatccaAATTTAAGAGAtggcattattttattaaagatatggTTGATTCAACGTGGATTATCAAAAGGTTGTACAGCTTTTAATGGATATGTGATaacaatgtttattttatatttgttatccataaaaaagttaaacacATTTATGAGTAGTTACCAAATAATAAGGAATGCATGGAATTATTtag tacaAGTTGATTGGTGTGAATCTGGAGTAACTATGAATcaaaatgaagataataaaaatagaatttttagttatcataaatattatgactGTGTATTTTTGGATAGTACtggttattataatattactacacatatatttaaatctacaTATAAATGGATACAAAAAGAAGCACAACTTTCCTTAAATCATTTGGACAGTGCACATGCAAATAGTTTTCAATCACTTTTTATGAGAAAAGTACCATTTTATATGGCATTTGATCATTTTATAtg GTTCGAGGAtccacaaatattaaaaaatatagtaaatattaattcaagtgATAAGGATAAGTTAAATTATGGTCCAAATTATCGAAcccaaataataaaaatactttataatatttttgaaaaaggatTGACAAATAGAGTCCATCAAATTTGTGTTTTACCAAAAGAAATTTCAGAATGGGAATTTACAGAGGATAATTACGACAATATTGGGAAGATTTTTTTTGGATTGGAATTAAATCCAGAACActgttttaatattgttactaAAGGACCTGAAGCAAATTTACCAGAA gcaattgaatttcgaaaattttggaaCAAAAAATCAGAATTACGACGATTTCAAGATGGAACTATTCGAGAAGCGGTAATTTGGTCAAAAGGCAAAACATTATCtgcaaaaagaataatatgtaaaaaaattataaattttttattaacaaaaaaattaggttttcctaaaaataaatttacatacattGCTGATCAAGTAGAGGAacttataaaattgcaaaag gTCAAAATAACGCATTTTGTTTATGGAACGGGAGAAGAAGCAGCTCTAAAagcaataaatgtatttaatcgttttgaaaaagatttgatGTCTCTTACCGACATTCCCTTATCAATACATGGAGTTCAAGGATCTAGCGCGGTTTTTAGATATACAGATGTTTTTCCACCACTTGCGACAGTTTATCGGCCTactaaacaatttaaaaaaattaaaaattgtttaatattatctaaaaatgtaACGATAGCACCTAGATATGTTAGTCCACTTGAAGTGAGCTTGCAATTATCAACTAGTGGAAAATGGCCAGATGATTTAGAAGCttttagaaaaacaaaagCTGCTTTTCATATACAAATTGCAGAATGTCTTAGAAaacaatttatgttaaaaacaaatgcaaatttttcgCATATCGATGTATATaag GATGGATTTGTATTTCGATTAAGAATATCGcatcaaaaagaaattagttGTTTGAAACAACAAGTAACTGAAAATGGAGTTgtacaatataaagataatgaagaatcgatagaattagaaaatagattattcgaattacCAAAGCTAACTAGTGCTTTGCATGG ATTACATACTCAACAACCATCCTTTGGAGCTGCTTGTTGTTTAACGAAACGTTGGTTATCTGCTCAGTTATTGGATGATTCTCACATACCAGATATAGTAGTTGAACTACTTGTagcttcaatatttttaatacctaCTCCATATAGATCTTCTCAAACACctcaagtaaaatttttaagagtcTTAGAAATGTTTGCTAGAGGTCATTGGAATACAGATcctattattgtaaatttcaatGATGAAATGTCTA aagAAGATATAATAGCAGTAGAAACTCTTTTTGGATCATCCCGTGATTCTTTACCaccattatttatttctactcCTTATGATCAACAAAGATCATTGTGGACTAAAAAAGCACCATCTATTTTAGTCTTAAATCGTATTACAATGCTAGCTAAACAATGTATAAAGTTATATGaagttcaattttttacaaaagttcttttagattttaaaccATTATTTAGGCCACCACTTACAGAATATGattgtttgatatatttaaaatcacatATGATTCCTAGAAGACTACAAGCAGTTGATATCAATGATGCACATCCTATTATTGAATGGCATCCATATAAGCGACATTCAGCTCAAAAGATTCCAGTTGTAGGATTTGATCCTGTgcagtattttttaaaagatcttAGA aatggtTATGATGAATTTGCcttattttttcatgatacTTATGGTGGTAATATAATTGGAGTTTTATTAAAACCTTCTGCATTAGAGAATAAAGACTTtaagatatcaaatattaatggccgaaaatgtaataacaataatcaattagttttaaatatctctgcAATGATTCAAGACTTTTATATTCTTGGAAAGGATCTTGTAGAAGCTATAGATAtgcaatcaaaaaaattttctttaatttga